The Microbacterium forte sequence CCGCTTCCGCTTCGCGTCTTCGAGCCGAGGTACCTCACGATGATCGGACACCTGCTCGACGACGACGACCCGCAGTTCGGCGTCGTGCTCATCGAGCGCGGTCACGAGGTCGGCGGCGGCGACCGACGCAGCAGGGTCGGCACGATGGCCCGGCTGGTGAGCGTCGCGGCGGACGCCCAGGTGCTGCACACCCTCGCGGTCGGCACGGCCCGCTTCACCGTCGATCAGTGGCTCGACGACGCGCCCTTTCCTCGCGCCGAGGTCACGCAGCTGCCTGAGCTGACGTGGCACGACGCGCTGACCCCTCTGCGGACCGAAGCAGAGGCGATCGTGCGGCGAGTCCTCGCACGCGTGGACT is a genomic window containing:
- a CDS encoding LON peptidase substrate-binding domain-containing protein, yielding MAQLPMFPLGSVLFPYTPLPLRVFEPRYLTMIGHLLDDDDPQFGVVLIERGHEVGGGDRRSRVGTMARLVSVAADAQVLHTLAVGTARFTVDQWLDDAPFPRAEVTQLPELTWHDALTPLRTEAEAIVRRVLARVDSPWDADTELSDDPLAAAWQLAAIAPLGEYDQFALLQSNSLGALLGQVIDLTLEAELLWSAE